In one Candidatus Krumholzibacteriia bacterium genomic region, the following are encoded:
- the pdxA gene encoding 4-hydroxythreonine-4-phosphate dehydrogenase PdxA → MPTPFVRPFVAVTSGDPAGIGPEIVARLFGRYRSAGSIALILGAPELFEPWACRFRFRPPVVTSIGEAQRLAVSRPVSRRPRVILLDTGVRGQAPLGRDSETGGRHAGAAILLACELANNHSVGAIVTPPISKKALNLGHFDFPGHTEMLARYLNAPNCQMMMVRRHLRVVPFTRHIPVSRVAGFVTADRLEICIRVTAEALRRDFKISRPRIAVAGLNPHAGEDGVIGPEDRDVIAPLVARLRKTGLDVSGPHPADSMFQSAPEAARAPAAPRRGSARTGSWSTRPPVASYYDAYIAMYHDQGLVPFKMLAQRRGVNVTVGLPVPRTSVDHGTAYDIAGKGIAESESLLEAYRLAETMMATPRRKKK, encoded by the coding sequence ATGCCCACGCCCTTCGTCAGGCCTTTCGTCGCCGTCACCTCGGGCGATCCCGCCGGGATCGGCCCCGAGATCGTCGCCCGGCTCTTTGGCCGCTACCGTTCGGCCGGCTCCATCGCCCTCATCCTGGGGGCGCCGGAGCTGTTCGAGCCGTGGGCGTGCCGCTTTCGCTTCCGTCCGCCGGTGGTGACGTCCATCGGTGAGGCGCAACGGCTCGCCGTGTCCCGGCCCGTGTCCCGCCGGCCGCGGGTGATCCTGCTCGACACCGGGGTCCGCGGCCAGGCCCCCCTGGGCCGGGACAGCGAAACCGGCGGCCGACACGCGGGCGCCGCGATTCTGCTGGCGTGCGAGCTGGCCAATAATCATTCAGTCGGCGCCATCGTCACCCCGCCCATCTCCAAGAAAGCGTTGAATTTAGGGCACTTCGACTTTCCCGGGCACACGGAGATGTTGGCGCGCTACTTGAATGCACCCAACTGCCAGATGATGATGGTGCGGCGTCACTTGCGCGTGGTTCCCTTTACCCGGCACATCCCCGTCTCGCGGGTGGCGGGTTTTGTGACCGCCGACCGCCTCGAGATCTGTATCCGGGTCACGGCGGAGGCCCTGCGGCGGGACTTCAAGATTTCGCGGCCCCGGATTGCCGTGGCGGGGTTGAATCCCCACGCGGGCGAGGACGGCGTCATCGGTCCCGAGGATCGCGACGTGATCGCGCCGCTGGTGGCGCGCCTGCGCAAGACAGGGCTCGATGTCAGCGGTCCCCACCCGGCGGACTCGATGTTCCAGTCCGCACCCGAGGCGGCGCGCGCGCCCGCGGCACCGCGGCGGGGATCGGCCAGGACCGGTAGCTGGAGCACGCGGCCGCCGGTGGCGTCGTACTACGACGCGTACATCGCGATGTACCACGACCAGGGGCTGGTGCCGTTCAAGATGCTGGCACAGCGCCGCGGCGTGAACGTCACCGTGGGACTGCCGGTGCCGCGCACGTCGGTCGATCACGGCACCGCGTATGACATCGCGGGCAAGGGTATCGCAGAATCGGAATCCCTGCTGGAAGCATACCGGCTCGCGGAGACCATGATGGCCACCCCGCGCAGAAAGAAGAAATGA
- a CDS encoding peptidylprolyl isomerase: protein MSKWFCGAASVWIAAMAVSLLVVAPAIAQEQELIDRVVALVDDEAIFQSDVETAVRQYMFQRGTTSIKPEEREALYNEALQTLIDDRLVIAQAARLGIDVPFSDVEAQVNKTLEENRKALGGDAEFERQLAVEGLTLEDLKKLYRTQLRNRMLVERVLQKDMKRQQGDVTEEELRAFYERNIENIPKRPEVVHLKTIFVGFESSSKAVAVARDKANAIRMRLINGEDFAEVAKAESEDPSAALGGELGWVRPQDLREPAFAKAVESMDAGQISEPVLTVYGYHIIEVTDKRPQSGEVQIRHILVRSAPSDEDIQVVFASANAIRDELTAGAVFDSLAARYNTDPAADKYGDLGWLKVSELPQFFRDVLADMKPGDVSPVLRESSGFRIVELIEREEERPYKYTEIIDDLTRLYEQDRFGNTYQAYIEELRKKFNVEIRT, encoded by the coding sequence ATGAGTAAGTGGTTTTGTGGTGCAGCTTCCGTCTGGATTGCGGCCATGGCGGTTTCGTTGCTGGTGGTTGCCCCGGCAATCGCGCAGGAACAGGAATTGATCGACCGCGTGGTTGCGCTGGTCGACGACGAGGCAATTTTTCAGAGCGACGTGGAGACGGCCGTGCGCCAATACATGTTTCAGCGCGGCACCACCAGTATCAAGCCCGAGGAGCGCGAGGCGCTCTACAACGAAGCGCTGCAAACCCTCATCGACGACCGGCTGGTGATTGCACAGGCCGCGCGGCTTGGTATCGACGTTCCTTTCTCCGACGTGGAGGCGCAGGTCAACAAGACGCTGGAGGAGAATCGCAAGGCGCTGGGCGGTGACGCGGAGTTCGAGCGGCAGCTAGCGGTGGAGGGGCTCACCCTGGAGGACCTCAAGAAGCTCTACCGCACTCAGCTACGCAACCGCATGCTGGTGGAGCGCGTGTTGCAGAAGGACATGAAACGCCAGCAGGGCGACGTCACCGAAGAAGAGCTGCGCGCGTTCTACGAGCGCAATATCGAAAACATTCCGAAGCGCCCGGAGGTGGTTCATCTGAAGACCATCTTTGTGGGTTTCGAGTCTTCGTCCAAGGCGGTGGCGGTGGCGCGGGACAAGGCCAACGCGATCCGCATGCGCCTCATCAACGGCGAGGATTTTGCGGAAGTGGCCAAGGCCGAATCGGAGGACCCCAGCGCGGCGCTGGGCGGTGAACTGGGCTGGGTGCGCCCGCAGGACCTGCGCGAGCCCGCGTTCGCGAAGGCCGTCGAGTCGATGGACGCGGGGCAGATCAGCGAACCGGTGCTGACCGTCTACGGCTACCACATCATCGAGGTCACCGACAAACGCCCGCAGAGCGGTGAGGTGCAGATCCGGCATATCCTGGTGCGCTCAGCGCCCAGCGACGAGGACATCCAGGTGGTGTTCGCGTCGGCCAACGCCATCCGCGACGAACTGACCGCCGGCGCGGTGTTCGACTCTCTGGCCGCGCGCTACAACACGGACCCTGCCGCGGACAAGTACGGTGATCTGGGCTGGCTGAAGGTGTCGGAACTGCCGCAGTTCTTCCGCGACGTGCTGGCCGACATGAAGCCCGGTGATGTGAGCCCGGTTCTGCGCGAGTCTTCCGGCTTCCGTATCGTGGAGCTGATTGAACGCGAAGAGGAGCGCCCCTACAAGTACACCGAGATCATCGACGATCTCACCCGTCTCTACGAGCAGGACCGCTTCGGTAATACCTACCAGGCGTACATCGAGGAACTGCGCAAGAAATTCAACGTGGAGATCCGCACCTGA
- a CDS encoding peptidylprolyl isomerase, giving the protein MTGCERREVGSIATDPGPVVARVNGRPLYRVDLDAYLPTEETGALTADERKTYFDRWVATQLLYEEASRNGMGLSEEIDRKIEQYRKDLVADHLVEQVLKTRAVVSRDEVMAYYRAHQDEFTLEFRVSHILTNTLEDAEEALEMVRTRPFSWVARKMSVDRHTGAGGDLGYLSKGNMLPEFESVVFKMRVGEVSDVIESEFGYHIIKLIDVRTMSNEPSFETVAPEISRQLLLEKRVAVYDSLIAALVAQANIEVVDPGLQYAIEAADSMREAQTPEAPPPVAGFTRAVPEPDEDRRRAAPPDTSNADDPQGVLDE; this is encoded by the coding sequence GTGACCGGCTGCGAGCGGCGCGAGGTAGGCAGCATCGCCACCGACCCCGGCCCGGTGGTGGCGCGGGTCAACGGACGCCCCCTGTACCGGGTCGACCTGGATGCGTATCTTCCCACCGAGGAAACCGGCGCCCTCACCGCCGACGAGCGCAAGACCTACTTCGACCGCTGGGTGGCCACGCAGCTGCTCTACGAAGAGGCGTCGCGCAATGGAATGGGTCTCTCCGAGGAGATCGATCGCAAGATCGAGCAATACCGAAAGGATCTGGTGGCCGACCACCTGGTGGAACAGGTTCTCAAGACGCGCGCGGTGGTTTCGCGCGATGAAGTGATGGCGTACTACCGCGCGCACCAGGACGAGTTCACCCTGGAGTTTCGTGTGAGTCACATTCTCACCAACACGCTGGAAGACGCGGAAGAGGCGCTGGAGATGGTGCGCACGCGGCCGTTCTCCTGGGTGGCGCGGAAGATGTCGGTGGATCGCCACACCGGCGCCGGCGGCGACCTGGGGTACCTGTCAAAGGGCAACATGCTGCCGGAGTTCGAATCGGTGGTGTTCAAGATGCGCGTCGGCGAGGTGAGCGACGTGATCGAATCCGAGTTCGGCTACCACATCATCAAGTTGATAGACGTCCGCACCATGAGCAACGAACCGTCGTTCGAGACGGTTGCGCCGGAAATATCGCGTCAGCTCCTGCTGGAGAAGCGGGTGGCCGTCTACGACAGTCTCATTGCGGCCCTGGTGGCGCAGGCCAACATCGAAGTGGTGGACCCAGGCCTGCAGTACGCCATCGAAGCCGCGGATTCCATGCGCGAAGCGCAAACACCGGAAGCACCGCCGCCGGTGGCCGGTTTCACCCGTGCCGTGCCCGAGCCGGACGAAGATCGCCGCCGTGCGGCGCCACCGGATACGTCCAATGCGGATGACCCGCAGGGAGTTCTCGATGAGTAA
- a CDS encoding peptidyl-prolyl cis-trans isomerase — protein sequence MRVASLLGLGLIASIAVTGCSKREDLKIAEFKDRSITVGEFETAYAAVDPQYLPTATGFEGKKEFLQTMLNKEIMAAKADELGYDKDPNVAMGMEQFKRVTLNIAYLKKMVADDVKVTDAEVKEYYDNMGVSLSVKQILADTEQQAEEAYAALQDGMDFETACRTYSKSDDAPDGGKVVTATFGGLIPELQTPLFRLPVGGYTEPVYTTHGWVIVKVLKRSDPARKEPYEDIKEDLTKRLRSIMEAVALNEFTEKLRDDYGVQWNYDNIAIVFNALPPDRSFDDAPARSAEIYPLLMFDPADYDKPIVAYQGKTITIKDFSDFYDQSSFFARPRRAYRYGGIRSFLTERIMNEISADVVRKSKIEEDPEVALVLQGKKEQLMVGVLYEDMINKQVVVTAAEVQTYYDDNSERFRTPEKRKFGVVLTGDIETALQAYKEIKSGKPFRTVALAYSVDEDTRESMGETKELSQGEQPEIDAVGFSLQKVGDVSEPFQTARGWMVLKLLERTEARTFTLQEVRPRIEAALREIKNDERLEELLAKWKEEYGVVINEKNLEKTQITERSAAEPADAHAGHDHG from the coding sequence ATGAGGGTTGCATCTTTGCTTGGCCTCGGCCTGATCGCGTCGATTGCGGTCACCGGGTGCTCCAAGCGCGAGGATTTGAAGATCGCGGAATTCAAGGATCGCTCCATCACGGTGGGCGAGTTCGAGACCGCCTACGCCGCCGTGGATCCCCAGTACCTGCCCACGGCCACGGGTTTCGAGGGCAAAAAAGAGTTTCTCCAGACGATGCTGAACAAGGAGATCATGGCCGCCAAGGCGGACGAGCTAGGCTATGACAAGGATCCCAACGTCGCCATGGGGATGGAGCAGTTCAAGCGCGTGACGCTGAATATCGCCTACCTCAAGAAGATGGTGGCCGATGACGTCAAGGTCACCGACGCGGAGGTCAAGGAGTACTACGACAACATGGGCGTGAGCCTGTCGGTCAAGCAGATCCTTGCCGACACCGAGCAGCAGGCGGAGGAAGCGTACGCCGCCCTGCAGGATGGCATGGACTTCGAAACCGCCTGCCGCACCTACTCGAAGAGCGACGATGCGCCCGACGGCGGCAAGGTGGTTACGGCAACCTTCGGTGGACTGATCCCTGAGTTGCAGACGCCGCTGTTCCGGCTCCCGGTCGGCGGCTACACCGAGCCGGTCTACACGACGCACGGATGGGTGATCGTCAAGGTGCTCAAGCGCTCCGACCCGGCGCGCAAGGAGCCCTACGAAGACATAAAGGAAGATCTCACCAAGCGGCTGCGCAGCATCATGGAAGCGGTGGCGCTGAACGAGTTCACGGAGAAACTGCGCGACGATTACGGCGTCCAGTGGAACTACGACAACATCGCCATCGTGTTCAACGCGTTGCCGCCGGATCGTTCGTTCGACGACGCGCCCGCGCGCTCGGCGGAAATCTACCCGCTGCTGATGTTCGACCCGGCTGACTACGACAAGCCGATCGTGGCCTACCAGGGCAAGACCATCACCATCAAGGACTTCTCGGACTTCTACGACCAGTCGTCGTTCTTCGCCCGGCCCCGCCGCGCGTACCGCTACGGCGGCATCCGCTCCTTTCTGACCGAGCGAATCATGAACGAGATTTCAGCCGACGTGGTGCGCAAGTCGAAGATCGAAGAGGATCCCGAGGTTGCGCTGGTCCTGCAGGGCAAGAAGGAACAGCTCATGGTGGGCGTCCTGTATGAGGACATGATCAACAAGCAGGTGGTGGTGACCGCCGCCGAGGTGCAGACGTACTACGACGACAACAGCGAACGCTTCCGTACACCCGAGAAGCGCAAGTTCGGCGTGGTCCTCACCGGCGACATCGAGACCGCACTGCAGGCCTACAAGGAGATCAAGTCAGGGAAGCCGTTCCGCACCGTGGCGCTGGCGTACTCAGTGGATGAGGACACGCGCGAGTCCATGGGTGAAACCAAGGAACTCTCCCAGGGCGAGCAGCCGGAGATCGACGCGGTGGGCTTCTCGCTGCAGAAGGTGGGCGACGTCTCCGAACCGTTCCAGACCGCACGCGGCTGGATGGTTTTGAAGCTGCTGGAGCGCACCGAGGCGCGAACCTTCACGCTGCAGGAAGTGCGGCCGCGCATCGAAGCGGCGCTGCGCGAGATCAAGAATGACGAGCGCCTGGAGGAACTCCTCGCCAAGTGGAAGGAAGAGTACGGCGTCGTCATCAACGAGAAGAACCTCGAGAAGACGCAGATCACGGAGCGCTCGGCGGCTGAGCCCGCAGACGCGCACGCCGGACACGATCACGGTTGA
- the mfd gene encoding transcription-repair coupling factor — MTLVSSESGESNPLLQKIAALPGARSLRAAIDEAARAAREIATTDSGRAIDRPAGTYGDKLESRLRVHVTGLKGSSPVFLAEAVRQSLGRSILLVYPDDESAEDAASDFRTLSSGRVVRFPERALAPHRFELRENLAAGGDRNESLLTILNGGADVVVTSTLGFMEKTITRHSLAAHQRHFGVGDTIDLEELREHLVAMGYDVVSVVEEAGQFAVRGAIVDVFDPAWDYPARIELEGDEVASIRSFDLDTQRSVQALQSCTILPASSVPLDEAAAADLRAYLAERDFPRDLIERIADEAEHSRSSYVWRRYAPALGMTGSLLEFFPEPPVVWFVDGEGVNRVAANLSREFAGAATRPEDEFPALALQDYVHPLDHGRAHAAPVVIHWALADAPATDPTTAALLPPRENETLLKFLVSEHPSVVGKLEPLFKQIRSMRAKHVDVMIYSETPTQRDRLADLLGEEEESLVHLPVGWVASGFVWEQAGLAILTDHQIFNRMLARPRKRRAKRRVAALRTDALRSGDYVVHVDYGVGRFIGLEKIGSNGDTTECLAIRFDGGDRIFVPLDQMHLVEKYLGREGVEPRLDKLSGSRWQATKERARKAIEDIARDLLQVYARREIAKAHAFGPDSQWQRELEASFPYEETPDQITVTREIKDDLESDQPTDRLICGDVGFGKTEVAIRAAFKAINEGKQVAVLVPTTLLAFQHHRTFSERMKAFPVRIATLSRFISAAEQKKVVAGLREGTVDLVVGTHRLLSKDVAFKDLGLLIVDEEHRFGVKHKERLKQIAQNVHVVTLTATPIPRTLYMSLSGLRKISLIETPPRNRHPVKTEVTSFDEELIARAISEEIGRDGQVFFVHNRVQSILSMKAFLERLLPGVRIGVGHGQMGEGELEDVIIDFMARKYDVLVSTMIIESGLDFPNANTLIVNRADRFGLAQLYQLRGRVGRGERQAYAYYLVPRQISLTPTAVKRLQAMEEFEELGSGYRLAMRDLEIRGAGNVLGVEQHGHVAAVGFELYCRMLKETVEQLRGEKREETPPCRVEAPYSCYIPDRYVPDADERMFLYKRFARMSDPAEVPAMEAELADRFGEIPPPARALLDLATIKLEAQSLGIVLAQLRDPGHRLGARAGATPPRGEANLEFAPGKALVPEAYARLSETFGRRILFKAGKTLAVSLIGQPPARLPDEVKNLLQVARFSSNINTLPSR, encoded by the coding sequence GTGACACTGGTATCTTCAGAGTCGGGCGAATCCAATCCGCTGTTGCAGAAGATCGCGGCGCTGCCCGGGGCGCGTTCGCTGCGCGCCGCCATCGACGAGGCCGCCCGCGCTGCGCGCGAAATCGCCACCACCGATTCCGGCCGCGCCATCGACCGGCCCGCCGGCACCTACGGCGACAAACTCGAATCGCGCCTGCGCGTGCACGTCACCGGCCTCAAGGGCTCTTCGCCCGTGTTCCTGGCCGAGGCCGTACGCCAGTCGCTGGGCCGCAGCATCCTGCTGGTCTACCCCGACGACGAATCCGCCGAGGACGCCGCGTCCGACTTCCGCACCCTCTCATCCGGCCGCGTGGTGCGCTTTCCGGAGCGCGCGCTCGCACCGCATCGCTTTGAACTGCGCGAGAACCTCGCCGCCGGTGGCGACCGCAACGAGAGCCTGCTCACCATTCTCAACGGTGGCGCGGACGTGGTGGTCACCAGCACGCTGGGTTTCATGGAGAAGACCATCACGCGCCACTCGCTGGCCGCGCACCAGCGCCACTTCGGCGTGGGCGACACCATCGACCTCGAGGAACTGCGCGAACACCTGGTGGCCATGGGCTACGACGTGGTGTCGGTGGTGGAAGAGGCGGGGCAGTTTGCGGTGCGCGGGGCCATCGTGGACGTGTTCGACCCGGCGTGGGACTACCCGGCGCGCATCGAGCTCGAAGGCGACGAGGTGGCGTCCATCCGATCCTTCGATCTCGACACACAACGCTCGGTGCAGGCGCTGCAGAGCTGCACCATCCTGCCCGCGTCCAGCGTACCGTTGGACGAAGCCGCCGCCGCAGACCTGCGGGCCTACCTGGCTGAACGCGATTTCCCGAGGGACCTGATCGAACGCATCGCCGACGAGGCCGAGCACTCGCGCTCGTCCTACGTATGGCGCCGCTACGCGCCCGCGCTGGGGATGACCGGTTCGTTGCTGGAGTTCTTCCCCGAACCACCGGTGGTGTGGTTCGTGGATGGAGAGGGCGTCAACCGTGTGGCGGCCAACCTCTCGCGCGAGTTCGCGGGCGCGGCCACCCGCCCCGAGGACGAGTTCCCCGCGCTCGCGCTGCAAGACTACGTGCACCCGCTGGATCACGGGCGCGCCCACGCGGCCCCCGTGGTGATTCACTGGGCACTGGCGGATGCGCCCGCCACCGATCCCACCACCGCGGCGCTGCTGCCGCCACGCGAGAACGAGACGCTGCTCAAGTTTCTCGTGAGCGAACATCCCAGTGTGGTGGGAAAGCTGGAGCCGCTGTTCAAGCAGATCCGGTCGATGCGCGCCAAGCATGTCGACGTGATGATCTACTCGGAAACACCCACGCAGCGCGACCGCCTCGCCGATCTGCTGGGCGAAGAGGAAGAATCGCTGGTGCATCTTCCGGTGGGATGGGTTGCGAGCGGGTTCGTGTGGGAGCAGGCGGGCCTTGCCATTCTCACCGATCACCAGATTTTCAACCGCATGCTGGCGCGCCCGCGCAAGCGCCGCGCCAAACGCCGCGTGGCGGCGCTGCGCACCGACGCGCTGCGCTCGGGCGACTACGTGGTGCACGTGGACTACGGTGTGGGGCGCTTTATCGGCCTGGAAAAGATCGGCTCCAACGGCGACACCACCGAGTGCCTGGCCATTCGCTTCGACGGCGGCGACCGCATCTTCGTGCCGCTCGACCAGATGCACCTGGTGGAGAAGTACCTCGGGCGCGAGGGTGTGGAGCCGCGCCTCGACAAGCTCTCCGGCAGCCGCTGGCAGGCCACCAAGGAGCGGGCGCGCAAGGCCATCGAGGACATCGCGCGCGACCTCCTGCAGGTGTACGCGCGGCGCGAAATCGCAAAGGCGCACGCCTTCGGGCCGGATTCGCAATGGCAGCGCGAGCTGGAGGCGTCTTTCCCCTACGAGGAGACGCCGGACCAGATCACGGTGACGCGCGAGATCAAGGACGACCTGGAGAGCGACCAGCCCACCGACCGTCTCATCTGCGGCGACGTGGGTTTTGGAAAGACCGAGGTGGCCATTCGCGCGGCGTTCAAGGCGATCAACGAGGGCAAGCAGGTGGCGGTGCTGGTGCCCACCACGCTGCTCGCCTTCCAGCACCATCGCACCTTCAGTGAGCGCATGAAGGCATTCCCGGTGCGCATTGCCACGCTGTCGCGCTTCATCTCCGCCGCCGAACAGAAGAAGGTGGTGGCGGGACTACGCGAGGGGACCGTCGACCTGGTGGTGGGCACGCACCGGTTGCTCTCGAAGGACGTTGCGTTCAAGGATCTCGGTCTGCTCATCGTGGACGAGGAGCACCGCTTCGGCGTCAAGCACAAGGAGCGCCTCAAGCAAATCGCACAGAACGTGCACGTGGTGACCCTCACCGCCACCCCCATTCCGCGCACGCTCTACATGTCGCTCTCGGGGCTACGCAAGATCTCGCTCATTGAAACGCCGCCGCGCAACCGTCACCCGGTGAAGACCGAGGTGACGTCCTTCGACGAAGAACTCATCGCGCGCGCCATCTCCGAGGAGATCGGCCGCGACGGGCAGGTGTTCTTCGTGCACAATCGCGTGCAGTCCATTCTCTCCATGAAGGCGTTCCTGGAACGCCTGCTCCCCGGCGTGCGCATCGGGGTGGGGCACGGGCAAATGGGCGAGGGCGAACTGGAAGACGTGATCATCGACTTCATGGCGCGCAAGTACGACGTGCTCGTATCCACCATGATCATCGAGTCGGGGCTGGACTTCCCCAACGCCAACACGCTCATCGTGAACCGCGCGGACCGCTTCGGTCTGGCGCAGCTCTACCAGTTGCGCGGCCGCGTGGGACGTGGCGAGCGCCAGGCGTACGCGTACTACCTGGTGCCGCGCCAGATTTCGCTTACCCCCACCGCGGTCAAGCGGCTGCAGGCCATGGAAGAGTTCGAGGAGCTGGGCAGCGGCTACCGTCTGGCAATGCGCGACCTCGAGATCCGCGGCGCCGGCAACGTGCTGGGCGTGGAACAGCACGGCCACGTGGCGGCGGTGGGCTTCGAGCTGTACTGCAGGATGCTCAAGGAGACGGTGGAGCAGCTGCGCGGCGAGAAGCGCGAGGAAACGCCGCCGTGCCGGGTGGAGGCGCCCTACAGTTGCTACATCCCGGACCGCTACGTCCCCGACGCGGACGAACGCATGTTCCTCTACAAGCGGTTCGCGCGCATGAGCGACCCGGCCGAGGTTCCGGCCATGGAGGCGGAGCTGGCCGACCGCTTCGGGGAGATCCCGCCCCCGGCCCGGGCGCTGCTGGACCTGGCCACCATCAAGCTTGAAGCCCAGTCCCTGGGTATCGTTCTGGCCCAGCTGCGCGACCCCGGCCACCGGCTGGGCGCACGCGCCGGGGCCACCCCCCCGCGCGGCGAAGCCAACCTGGAGTTTGCCCCCGGAAAAGCCCTCGTTCCGGAGGCCTACGCGAGACTTTCGGAAACTTTCGGGCGCCGGATATTGTTTAAGGCCGGTAAGACGCTGGCCGTGAGCCTCATCGGACAGCCGCCCGCGCGGCTCCCCGACGAGGTGAAGAACCTGTTGCAAGTGGCACGTTTCTCAAGTAATATCAATACCTTACCAAGCCGTTAG
- a CDS encoding serpin family protein → MHLKPLVVMILAGIASGSTQAHGGGDNPATVAANAINALGVDILSRGTEATDNALLSPYSIQMAFAMTWAGADGVTRDEMARVLHYPGNDIHDSFAALTADLADIAQRSAEAAAQDKANGDPIVLTTANRLFGQQGYDFRQSFLELLADTYQAPFDPADFVTNADGERIRINAWVEEQTRERIKDLIPGGALNRDTRLVLVNAIYMNAPWNVPFDSTLTQARGFYTGAGQNVDVPTMEHTGSYGYQAHDGFCAVVLPYRGGELQLLILLPDDRDGLASLEKTITPQLLTDAAQTGNKQVRLRMPRLHIEPPSMSLKKAMIGLGMQTAFDIPEESANFDRMAPRRPDDYLAISDAFHKTFLDLDEKGTEAAAATAVAMVQVTNIGRPVDLIEVNVDHPFLFAIQHRASGACLFLGRVVDPRSKS, encoded by the coding sequence ATGCACTTGAAACCACTGGTGGTCATGATACTGGCAGGTATCGCGAGCGGTTCGACGCAGGCGCACGGCGGTGGCGACAATCCCGCCACCGTTGCAGCCAACGCCATCAATGCGTTGGGCGTCGACATCCTCTCGCGCGGAACGGAGGCGACCGACAACGCCCTGCTGTCGCCGTACTCAATTCAGATGGCATTCGCGATGACGTGGGCCGGCGCGGACGGTGTCACCCGTGACGAGATGGCGCGCGTTCTGCACTACCCCGGGAACGACATACACGACTCCTTTGCTGCGTTGACAGCCGACCTCGCCGACATCGCGCAACGCAGCGCCGAAGCTGCTGCGCAGGACAAGGCCAATGGCGACCCCATCGTTCTGACCACCGCCAACCGCCTCTTCGGCCAGCAGGGTTACGACTTCCGCCAGTCGTTCCTCGAGCTTCTGGCCGACACCTACCAGGCGCCGTTCGATCCGGCGGACTTCGTAACGAACGCAGATGGCGAGCGCATCCGGATCAACGCGTGGGTGGAGGAGCAGACGCGCGAGCGCATCAAGGACCTCATACCCGGCGGCGCGCTCAACCGTGACACGCGGCTCGTGCTGGTGAATGCCATCTACATGAACGCGCCCTGGAACGTTCCCTTCGATTCCACGCTGACGCAGGCACGCGGGTTCTACACGGGTGCGGGCCAGAACGTCGACGTACCCACGATGGAGCACACGGGGTCGTACGGGTACCAGGCGCACGACGGGTTCTGTGCGGTGGTCCTTCCCTACCGGGGCGGCGAGCTCCAGCTGCTCATCCTGCTGCCGGACGACCGGGACGGCCTCGCGTCGCTGGAGAAGACCATCACGCCGCAACTGCTGACCGATGCGGCGCAGACCGGAAACAAGCAGGTGCGTCTGCGCATGCCGCGGCTGCACATTGAACCGCCGTCCATGAGTCTCAAGAAGGCAATGATCGGGCTGGGGATGCAGACGGCGTTCGACATTCCCGAGGAATCGGCGAACTTCGACCGGATGGCGCCGCGCCGCCCGGATGACTACCTGGCGATATCGGACGCGTTTCACAAGACGTTCCTCGATCTTGACGAGAAAGGCACGGAGGCCGCTGCCGCGACGGCGGTGGCGATGGTACAGGTCACCAATATCGGCCGCCCCGTGGACCTGATCGAAGTCAACGTGGACCACCCGTTCCTGTTTGCCATCCAGCACCGCGCGAGCGGCGCGTGCCTGTTCCTGGGGCGCGTGGTCGATCCCCGTTCGAAGTCGTGA